A genomic region of Candidatus Melainabacteria bacterium contains the following coding sequences:
- a CDS encoding dienelactone hydrolase family protein has protein sequence MSGIVTLREQNFKVDLKPGSMPVFCAEPDNSTRLPGLILIHEIFGVNDHIRDLARRFAEHGIRVYAPDLFARSELFPASEADRDNLDVMRQAWNSIPDSQIMADLDALFTHIQSQENINGKTGAIGFCMGGAIALLLACHEPKLAYVVDFYGRIRYGFTSKTKPKDPIEYLVPLKAPLLGLFAGKDELITADHIEEFSQRLQKLEKSYQLKVYENAPHAFFNDRRPHYNREASEDAWQLTLAFIKKHSKEERLGPL, from the coding sequence ATGAGCGGCATAGTTACTTTGCGAGAACAAAATTTCAAAGTAGACCTCAAACCTGGCTCAATGCCTGTCTTTTGTGCCGAGCCAGACAACAGCACCAGGCTGCCTGGATTGATCCTGATTCACGAAATCTTCGGCGTCAACGATCACATACGAGACCTGGCAAGAAGATTCGCCGAACATGGAATCAGAGTTTATGCACCGGACCTTTTTGCACGCTCGGAACTGTTTCCCGCAAGCGAAGCGGATCGAGACAATCTTGATGTGATGCGACAGGCGTGGAACTCAATTCCGGACAGTCAAATCATGGCCGACCTCGATGCCCTGTTCACGCACATCCAATCACAAGAAAACATCAACGGAAAGACAGGAGCAATAGGCTTTTGCATGGGCGGAGCGATAGCACTTTTACTCGCTTGCCACGAGCCCAAGCTGGCATACGTCGTCGATTTCTATGGACGAATTCGATACGGTTTCACGTCTAAAACAAAGCCGAAAGATCCAATCGAGTATCTCGTCCCGCTCAAGGCTCCTCTTCTTGGATTGTTCGCGGGCAAAGACGAGTTGATTACAGCAGACCATATAGAAGAGTTTTCACAGCGACTGCAAAAGCTGGAAAAATCATATCAGCTCAAAGTCTACGAAAACGCACCGCACGCCTTCTTCAACGATCGAAGACCGCATTACAATAGAGAAGCCAGCGAAGACGCATGGCAGCTAACTCTGGCATTTATAAAGAAACATAGTAAAGAGGAACGACTCGGCCCATTGTGA
- a CDS encoding DUF4239 domain-containing protein, with amino-acid sequence METFFDGVLIIGGSLALALGGMWIVRTKIARESLLENHEVAGYMLSIVGTLYAILLGLIVVNVQTKFEVANQMAVTEANCLSDLAHLAALYSESTRKQIHKHLYDYASAARDQDWSAVSTGKAKEATIPSYRALWKTINKMELSGNKQESGFSNILTTMAQLSDARRFRMVASQNGLSPILWAVLIIGEVLIVWFTYFFFVENIKAQVIMTSFVVVFLSLNLLLVFLYDNPYRSELGARNAGVTFHPEWFLENPEPAKAGGDTLPSAEHTKSDVDSRPTDEPSR; translated from the coding sequence ATGGAAACATTTTTCGACGGCGTTTTGATCATCGGCGGCAGCCTCGCCCTTGCGCTGGGAGGCATGTGGATTGTCAGGACCAAAATAGCTCGCGAGAGTTTATTGGAAAACCACGAAGTAGCCGGTTACATGCTGTCGATCGTGGGAACCCTATACGCCATTCTTCTGGGCTTGATTGTAGTCAACGTGCAAACAAAGTTTGAAGTTGCGAACCAGATGGCGGTCACGGAAGCAAACTGTCTGTCAGATTTAGCCCATCTCGCCGCTCTTTACTCAGAATCGACACGCAAACAAATTCACAAACATCTTTACGATTATGCATCCGCCGCACGAGACCAGGACTGGTCTGCAGTTTCCACCGGCAAAGCAAAGGAAGCGACAATTCCCTCTTACCGGGCACTATGGAAAACAATCAACAAGATGGAGTTGTCGGGAAACAAACAGGAAAGCGGCTTTTCCAATATTCTCACTACAATGGCGCAACTTTCCGATGCCCGCCGATTCCGCATGGTGGCAAGCCAGAACGGATTGTCTCCGATACTATGGGCGGTGCTGATTATCGGAGAGGTCTTGATCGTCTGGTTCACCTATTTCTTTTTCGTAGAAAACATCAAAGCCCAGGTGATTATGACAAGTTTCGTCGTCGTGTTTTTGTCACTCAACTTGCTTTTGGTTTTTCTCTACGACAATCCCTATAGAAGCGAATTAGGGGCACGAAATGCCGGTGTGACGTTTCATCCCGAATGGTTTCTAGAAAATCCGGAACCAGCAAAAGCTGGCGGAGACACTTTACCCTCGGCTGAACACACAAAATCTGACGTCGACTCCAGGCCAACGGATGAACCATCAAGATAG
- a CDS encoding class A beta-lactamase-related serine hydrolase, giving the protein MNSNKGITNMRLNMQKEVFAIALSTVLMMALQGTPSLAQAQTLAPTATPDSVPGPTPATDAESLAIAKSVDQLVLSELSQQNIPGYALAVIKDGKLIVHRGYGVMDLQTQQPVTPQTVFGLASLTKTFTALTLLTLVDQGKVGLDDTLDMYVSDLTKPYQKLTIRQLASMTAGVPKELAQEVEWKNQLPILVNTPLVSEPGTAFLYSNFSYRLLGDVIQKASSRPYFELVRERIFTPLQMTSSGTTVEFQSSGLLASPYGDNNGQAQVHPVQYKSPAISFSAGMLASTVDDLLKYSQALLSRQLLSPASYQTLWYQRPPLPGGAPSPWAFGWSSKVDPKYGTRIVAMNGGTPGVASTIILLPEKNCAVVSLCNLRKPAVPAIARKVASLVFSVEPASSTSQTPPSEEQTGE; this is encoded by the coding sequence TTGAATTCCAACAAAGGCATAACTAATATGAGACTAAATATGCAGAAAGAAGTTTTCGCAATTGCACTTTCTACGGTATTGATGATGGCGCTGCAGGGAACGCCGAGCCTCGCGCAAGCGCAAACACTTGCGCCAACGGCTACGCCAGATTCGGTGCCTGGTCCCACGCCAGCAACTGACGCAGAGTCACTTGCAATCGCTAAGTCCGTCGACCAACTCGTGCTGAGCGAACTGAGTCAACAGAATATTCCCGGATATGCGCTTGCCGTAATCAAAGACGGCAAATTGATTGTACACCGCGGCTATGGCGTCATGGACCTGCAAACGCAACAACCAGTGACACCGCAGACGGTGTTCGGATTAGCGTCTCTGACCAAAACCTTTACAGCATTAACTCTGCTCACCCTTGTTGACCAGGGTAAAGTGGGTCTTGATGATACGCTCGATATGTACGTCTCTGACCTGACCAAGCCGTATCAAAAGCTGACGATACGCCAGTTAGCTTCAATGACGGCCGGAGTGCCAAAAGAACTCGCACAAGAAGTCGAATGGAAAAACCAATTGCCGATTCTGGTTAACACTCCGCTGGTATCCGAACCGGGTACGGCATTTTTATATTCCAATTTCAGCTACAGACTGCTGGGCGATGTAATCCAGAAAGCCTCGAGCAGGCCGTATTTCGAGTTGGTTCGAGAACGAATCTTTACCCCGTTGCAAATGACTTCAAGCGGCACCACGGTGGAGTTTCAATCAAGCGGTTTGCTTGCCTCACCATATGGCGACAATAATGGGCAAGCACAGGTGCACCCTGTTCAATACAAGAGCCCGGCAATTTCTTTTTCAGCAGGAATGCTTGCCAGCACTGTCGATGATTTACTCAAATATTCACAAGCATTATTGAGCAGGCAGTTACTTTCACCAGCATCCTATCAAACCCTCTGGTATCAACGTCCTCCCCTACCAGGAGGCGCACCATCGCCCTGGGCCTTCGGCTGGTCATCGAAAGTCGATCCTAAGTACGGCACTCGCATAGTAGCAATGAATGGTGGCACGCCCGGTGTCGCATCGACAATAATTCTATTGCCCGAAAAAAATTGTGCAGTGGTTTCGCTGTGTAATTTGAGAAAGCCAGCGGTGCCAGCCATTGCAAGAAAAGTAGCGAGTCTCGTATTTTCGGTGGAGCCCGCATCGAGCACC